In one window of Zingiber officinale cultivar Zhangliang chromosome 11A, Zo_v1.1, whole genome shotgun sequence DNA:
- the LOC122031320 gene encoding probable serine incorporator, which translates to MWAASCLASCCASCACKACRSIAGSINRRSARIAYCGLFALSLVISWILREVAAPLMESLPWINHFQKIPDREWFETSAMLRVSLGNFLFFTILALLMIGIKNQKDPRYRLHHGGWMAKIVCWCVVVFLMFFVPNGVVSFFVPKGSSTTYLCGLWCHWVNQNTN; encoded by the exons ATGTGGGCAGCTTCGTGCCTCGCCTCTTGTTGCGCGTCCTGTGCTTGCAAGGCATGCCGCTCGATTGCCGGCAGCATCAACCGCCGCTCCGCTCGCATCGCCTACTGCGGCCTCTTCGCCTTGTCCCTCGTCATCTCGTGGATCCTACGCGAGGTGGCCGCTCCTCTCATGGAGTCCCTCCCGT GGATTAATCACTTCCAGAAGATACCCGATAGGGAATGGTTTGAGACCAGCGCCATGCTTCGTGTCAGCTTGGGGAATTTCCTGTTTTTCACGATTCTAGCTCTTCTTATGATCGGTATAAAGAATCAGAAGGATCCGCGCTATCGTCTGCACCATGGTGGTTGGATGGCGAAGATTGTCTGCTGGTGTGTTGTGGTCTTTCTTATGTTCTTCGTCCCCAATGGCGTCGTCAGCTTCTTCGTCCCCAAAGGCTCCTCGACAACCTACCTTTGTGGGCTATGGTGTCATTGGGTAAATCAAAATACAAACTAG
- the LOC122032725 gene encoding transcription factor GTE1-like: MVSGTIKSQMEAKDKDGSWYKNVREIYADARLVFTNAMKHNDDQSDIHVMAKSSLENFEEKWLQLLPKVVEEEARQKDEGAQTHSNIRNSRKPAYAKIARETYNELDDLNSQLEDLRAKIIEKCRKMTTEEKRKLGVGLSTLSPEDLNMALEIITEDNPSFQATGEVVDLDLDAQSETTLWKLKFFMKRVLENQAKNSVVKANDNLKRKREIICKALVKSAAKKRNK, encoded by the exons ATGGTTTCTGGTACAATCAAGAGCCAGATGGAAGCTAAGGATAAGGATGGCAGTTGGTATAAGAATGTTCGTGAAATATATGCTGATGCAAGATTGGTTTTCACTAATGCAATGAAACACAATGATGATCAAAGTGATATTCATGTTATGGCAAAGTCATCGCTGGAAAATTTTGAAGAGAAGTGGCTGCAATTGCTACCTAAAGTAGTTGAAGAG GAAGCAAGACAAAAAGATGAGGGAGCTCAAACTCATTCAAATATTCGTAATTCTCGAAAGCCTGCATATGCAAAAATAGCTAGAGAGACATATAATGAG CTTGATGACCTCAATTCACAATTGGAAGATCTAAGGGCGAAGATAATAGAGAAATGCAG AAAAATGACTACAGAGGAGAAAAGGAAACTTGGGGTTGGCCTGAGCACTTTATCCCCTGAAGATCTTAACATGGCTTTAGAAATTATAACTGAAGACAATCCTAGTTTCCAAGCCACTGGCGAAGTAGTGGACCTCGATTTGGATGCGCAG AGTGAAACCACATTGTGGAAGCTCAAATTCTTCATGAAAAGGGTATTAGAGAATCAAGCAAAGAACTCTGTGGTAAAGGCTAACGACAACttgaagagaaagagagagattaTTTGCAAAGCTTTGGTGAAGAGTGCAGCGAAGAAGAGAAACAAATAG